Proteins co-encoded in one Candidatus Poribacteria bacterium genomic window:
- the nifS gene encoding cysteine desulfurase NifS: MERIYLDHNATTPVHPEVLEAMLPYYRDKFGNASSVHSYGREAREAIDEAREQVAELIGADPREIVFTSGGTESDNFAIKGVAFLNKDKGNHIITSAIEHHAVLNTCKYLERKGFEVTYLRVDEYGVVDLNQLVDSITDRTVLITIMHANNEIGTIQPLEEIGRIAKERGIPLHTDAVQTVGKIPLSVDELQVDLLSLSGHKIYGPKGVGALYVRRGMRLEKLIHGGHHERNRRAGTENVLGIVGLGKAAQLALKNMDREREHLWKLSERLKEGIMKRVKFVRQNGHPQNRIPNTVNLSFEFVEGESIVLGLDMHGICVSTGSACTSGSLEPSHVLMALGVPPELAHGSVRFSLGSGNTEEEMDYTIEKVAEVVERLRMMSPLYADAMRKRR, from the coding sequence ATGGAGAGGATATATCTCGACCACAACGCCACAACGCCTGTTCATCCTGAGGTTCTGGAGGCGATGCTTCCCTATTACAGGGATAAGTTCGGCAACGCCTCCAGCGTCCACTCATACGGGCGTGAGGCTCGAGAGGCGATAGATGAGGCACGCGAACAGGTGGCGGAGCTGATCGGCGCCGATCCGAGGGAGATAGTCTTCACGAGCGGCGGGACGGAATCCGATAACTTCGCCATCAAAGGTGTGGCTTTTCTCAACAAGGATAAGGGAAACCACATAATCACCTCGGCCATCGAACACCACGCCGTGCTCAACACATGTAAGTATCTGGAGAGGAAGGGATTTGAGGTGACATATCTGAGGGTGGACGAATACGGAGTGGTGGATCTGAACCAGCTCGTCGACTCGATAACCGATAGGACCGTACTGATAACGATCATGCACGCGAACAACGAGATCGGCACGATTCAGCCGCTTGAGGAGATCGGAAGGATCGCCAAGGAGAGGGGAATCCCGCTGCATACGGACGCCGTTCAGACCGTCGGGAAGATCCCCCTCAGTGTGGATGAGCTTCAGGTTGACCTGCTATCGCTCTCGGGCCATAAGATCTACGGTCCGAAGGGCGTGGGCGCTCTCTACGTCCGCAGGGGGATGAGGCTTGAGAAGCTCATCCACGGCGGACATCACGAACGGAACAGGCGGGCCGGAACCGAGAATGTGCTCGGGATAGTGGGACTCGGTAAGGCCGCCCAGCTCGCCCTCAAAAATATGGATCGGGAGAGGGAACACCTCTGGAAGCTCTCCGAAAGGCTCAAAGAGGGGATAATGAAAAGGGTGAAATTCGTCCGTCAGAACGGGCATCCTCAAAACCGAATCCCAAACACGGTGAACCTCTCCTTTGAGTTCGTCGAGGGCGAGAGCATCGTTCTGGGACTGGACATGCATGGGATATGCGTCTCGACCGGATCGGCCTGTACCTCCGGATCGCTCGAGCCGTCCCACGTTTTGATGGCCTTGGGGGTTCCGCCGGAACTCGCTCACGGCTCGGTCAGGTTCTCCCTCGGCTCAGGCAACACCGAGGAGGAGATGGATTACACGATCGAAAAGGTGGCCGAGGTGGTCGAGAGGCTTAGGATGATGTCGCCGCTTTACGCCGATGCCATGAGAAAACGGAGGTGA